The proteins below come from a single Streptomyces sp. M92 genomic window:
- a CDS encoding ATP-dependent Clp protease ATP-binding subunit, with product MFERFTDRARRVVVLAQEEARMLNHNYIGTEHILLGLIHEGEGVAAKALESLGISLEAVRQQVEEIIGQGQQAPSGHIPFTPRAKKVLELSLREALQLGHNYIGTEHILLGLIREGEGVAAQVLVKLGADLNRVRQQVIQLLSGYQGKETATAGGPAEGTPSTSLVLDQFGRNLTQAARESKLDPVIGREKEIERVMQVLSRRTKNNPVLIGEPGVGKTAVVEGLAQAIVKGEVPETLKDKHLYTLDLGALVAGSRYRGDFEERLKKVLKEIRTRGDIILFIDELHTLVGAGAAEGAIDAASILKPMLARGELQTIGATTLDEYRKHLEKDAALERRFQPIQVAEPSLPHTIEILKGLRDRYEAHHRVSITDEALVQAATLADRYISDRFLPDKAIDLIDEAGSRMRIRRMTAPPDLREFDEKIAGVRRDKESAIDSQDFEKAASLRDKEKQLLAAKAKREKEWKAGDMDVVAEVDGELIAEVLATATGIPVFKLTEEESSRLLRMEDELHKRVIGQVDAVKALSKAIRRTRAGLKDPKRPGGSFIFAGPSGVGKTELSKALAEFLFGDEEALISLDMSEFSEKHTVSRLFGSPPGYVGYEEGGQLTEKVRRKPFSVVLFDEVEKAHPDIFNSLLQILEDGRLTDSQGRVVDFKNTVIIMTTNLGTRDISKGFNLGFAAAGDTKTNYERMKNKVQDELKQHFRPEFLNRVDDVVVFPQLSQDDILRIVDLMIQKVDERLKDRDMGIELSQSAKELLSKKGYDPVLGARPLRRTIQREVEDTLSEKILFGELRPGHIVVVDTEGEGDSATFTFRGEEKSALPDVPPIEQAAGGAGPNLSKEA from the coding sequence ATGTTCGAGAGGTTCACCGACCGCGCGCGGCGGGTTGTCGTCCTGGCTCAGGAAGAAGCCCGGATGCTCAACCACAACTACATCGGCACCGAGCACATCCTCCTGGGCCTGATCCATGAGGGTGAGGGTGTCGCCGCCAAGGCCCTTGAGAGCCTCGGGATTTCGCTCGAGGCGGTCCGCCAGCAGGTGGAGGAGATCATCGGGCAGGGCCAGCAGGCCCCGTCGGGTCACATCCCCTTCACCCCCCGTGCCAAGAAGGTCCTGGAGCTGTCGCTCCGCGAGGCCCTTCAGCTCGGTCACAACTACATCGGCACGGAGCACATCCTGCTCGGCCTGATCCGTGAGGGCGAGGGCGTCGCCGCCCAGGTCCTGGTCAAGCTGGGCGCCGATCTGAACCGGGTGCGGCAGCAGGTGATCCAGCTGCTCTCCGGTTACCAGGGCAAGGAGACCGCCACCGCCGGCGGTCCTGCGGAGGGCACGCCTTCCACGTCCCTGGTCCTCGACCAGTTCGGCCGGAACCTCACCCAGGCCGCTCGTGAGTCCAAGCTCGACCCGGTCATCGGGCGCGAGAAGGAGATCGAGCGGGTCATGCAGGTGCTGTCCCGCCGTACCAAGAACAACCCGGTGCTCATCGGTGAGCCCGGCGTCGGCAAGACCGCCGTAGTCGAGGGCCTCGCGCAGGCCATCGTCAAGGGCGAGGTGCCCGAGACCCTCAAGGACAAGCACCTCTACACCCTGGACCTCGGCGCGCTGGTCGCCGGCTCCCGCTACCGCGGTGACTTCGAGGAGCGCCTGAAGAAGGTGCTCAAGGAGATCCGCACCCGCGGCGACATCATCCTGTTCATCGACGAGCTGCACACGCTGGTCGGTGCGGGTGCCGCCGAGGGCGCCATCGACGCCGCGAGCATCCTGAAGCCGATGCTGGCCCGCGGTGAGCTGCAGACCATCGGTGCGACCACGCTGGACGAGTACCGCAAGCACCTGGAGAAGGACGCGGCCCTCGAGCGCCGCTTCCAGCCGATCCAGGTCGCGGAGCCGTCGCTGCCGCACACGATCGAGATCCTCAAGGGCCTGCGCGACCGCTACGAGGCGCACCACCGCGTCTCCATCACGGACGAGGCCCTGGTGCAGGCGGCGACGCTCGCCGACCGCTACATCTCGGACCGCTTCCTGCCGGACAAGGCGATCGACCTGATCGACGAGGCCGGCTCCCGGATGCGCATCCGCCGGATGACCGCGCCGCCGGACCTGCGCGAGTTCGACGAGAAGATCGCCGGCGTCCGCCGCGACAAGGAGTCCGCGATCGACTCGCAGGACTTCGAGAAGGCCGCCTCCCTGCGCGACAAGGAGAAGCAGCTCCTGGCCGCCAAGGCCAAGCGGGAGAAGGAGTGGAAGGCCGGCGACATGGACGTCGTCGCCGAGGTCGACGGTGAGCTGATCGCCGAGGTCCTCGCGACCGCCACCGGCATCCCGGTCTTCAAGCTCACGGAGGAGGAGTCGTCCCGCCTGCTGCGCATGGAGGACGAGCTCCACAAGCGGGTCATCGGCCAGGTCGACGCCGTCAAGGCGCTGTCCAAGGCGATCCGCCGTACCCGTGCCGGTCTGAAGGACCCGAAGCGCCCCGGTGGCTCGTTCATCTTCGCCGGCCCGTCCGGTGTCGGTAAGACCGAGCTGTCCAAGGCGCTCGCCGAGTTCCTCTTCGGCGACGAGGAGGCGCTGATCTCCCTCGACATGTCGGAGTTCAGCGAGAAGCACACGGTGTCGCGTCTCTTCGGTTCGCCCCCCGGCTACGTGGGCTACGAAGAGGGCGGCCAGCTGACCGAGAAGGTCCGCCGCAAGCCGTTCTCCGTCGTCCTCTTCGACGAGGTCGAGAAGGCCCACCCGGACATCTTCAACTCGCTGCTGCAGATCCTGGAGGACGGTCGCCTGACCGACTCCCAGGGCCGGGTCGTGGACTTCAAGAACACGGTCATCATCATGACGACCAACCTCGGCACCCGGGACATCTCCAAGGGCTTCAACCTCGGCTTCGCCGCCGCGGGTGACACGAAGACCAACTACGAGCGCATGAAGAACAAGGTCCAGGACGAGCTCAAGCAGCACTTCCGGCCCGAGTTCCTCAACCGCGTCGACGACGTGGTCGTCTTCCCGCAGCTCAGCCAGGACGACATCCTGCGGATCGTCGACCTGATGATCCAGAAGGTGGACGAGCGCCTCAAGGACCGGGACATGGGCATCGAGCTCTCCCAGTCCGCCAAGGAGCTGCTGTCCAAGAAGGGCTACGACCCGGTGCTGGGCGCGCGTCCGCTGCGTCGCACGATCCAGCGCGAGGTCGAGGACACCCTGTCGGAGAAGATCCTCTTCGGCGAGCTGCGCCCCGGCCACATCGTGGTCGTGGACACCGAGGGCGAGGGCGACTCGGCGACCTTCACCTTCCGGGGCGAGGAGAAGTCGGCCCTCCCCGACGTCCCGCCGATCGAGCAGGCGGCCGGCGGTGCCGGGCCGAACCTGAGCAAGGAGGCGTAG
- a CDS encoding NACHT domain-containing protein encodes MEPTVLGGKLASSLVAPLVKKLFATGGPGAGLVDRPVRLTHLVAFRGEQRTLGEKEVRGLAGRLVGASLDSPGEPPFPPDETEAVADALTARLLALGDLDMDDVQAVRLGHRELAEQLRRRTPSATRGLSTDACYFLDSATEWACLHILEFFTRRSTFVARTLVEQTRGQSELIAKVDELIARVPRPDARDTAFERRYLPYVAERHNHLTIYGLDLRDSPDRWPLEVAYLSLEATIGGEPGRDTATGESAPARTGRMPAEAALDREPRVLLRGDAGSGKTTLVQWLAVTAAQEGTRVPFVLPLRTLVRTGPLPAPAAFLGAVGCPLTPPDGWAERVLADGRALVLVDGLDEIPQADRHATRDWLSGLLHAYPGNHWLLTSRPTAVRADWLARERFTELSLAPMGRAEVATFVHRWHEAARSPEYEQRLLDSLRTKRDLARLVTNPLMCGLICALHRERRGYLPTGRKELYDAALTMLLARRDRERGTVAVDGPELGEEAQLELLQRLAYALVLSGRQEMTLETAEGIVDRALPSLGPASGQGGAPEVLRTLLLRSGVLRRPAQDVLDFVHRTFQDYLAARYAVEEGHLGVLAGHAEDTGWEDVIRMAVAHARPRERVSLLRELLGGNDPRLTLLALAALEHVAALDPEVRAEVEQRAAELIPPRTAEAARELAGAGPLVLELLPGPEGLSAEEAQGVTVTASILGGEEPDGALAVLRRFRDHPDLDVRRQLAGTWHRFDAEEYAREVLDHLDRTNLFLGCETPEQFAALAGMRPWHRLTVSGRYSADSLVARIPEPSAVTALTLTDNPLLTDLSALRRLTSLKRLASYRCPNAHGLDRLAGLGLTELALSSGTDLAGLRSLTTLTLLSLVQELPGTDLTEALPTDAPLAFLYLGDECTASTGLRGLGQWRTLRTLSLGALTTELTEEDWRQVAALPALTHLYLNAAILREVPASIGRMPELPGVEELAVVGLEGTEHLAALAARLPEVHRVTLLNRVGHSLALADFRPLFPGAEVVLEEQ; translated from the coding sequence ATGGAACCGACGGTACTGGGCGGGAAGTTGGCGTCCAGCCTGGTCGCCCCACTGGTGAAGAAGCTGTTCGCCACGGGCGGCCCCGGCGCCGGACTGGTCGACCGGCCGGTCCGGCTGACCCACCTCGTGGCGTTCCGGGGCGAGCAGCGCACGCTCGGCGAGAAGGAGGTGCGCGGGCTCGCGGGGCGGCTGGTCGGGGCGTCCCTGGACTCCCCCGGCGAGCCGCCCTTCCCGCCGGACGAGACGGAGGCCGTCGCGGACGCCCTGACGGCCCGTCTGCTGGCCCTCGGTGACCTGGACATGGACGACGTCCAAGCGGTGCGGCTCGGGCACCGGGAGCTGGCCGAGCAGCTGCGGCGCCGTACGCCGTCAGCCACCAGGGGCCTGTCCACCGACGCCTGCTACTTCCTCGACTCCGCGACCGAGTGGGCCTGCCTGCACATCCTGGAGTTCTTCACCAGGCGCTCGACCTTCGTGGCACGGACCCTGGTGGAGCAGACCCGCGGCCAGTCCGAACTGATCGCGAAGGTCGACGAGCTGATCGCCCGCGTCCCGCGCCCCGACGCCCGCGACACCGCCTTCGAACGCCGCTACCTCCCCTACGTCGCCGAGCGCCACAACCACCTCACCATCTACGGCCTCGACCTGCGCGACTCCCCCGACCGCTGGCCCCTCGAAGTCGCCTACCTGAGCCTGGAGGCGACCATCGGCGGGGAACCCGGCCGGGACACGGCGACCGGCGAGAGCGCACCGGCCCGTACGGGGCGGATGCCCGCCGAAGCGGCGCTGGACAGGGAACCCCGTGTGCTGCTGCGCGGCGACGCGGGCTCCGGCAAGACGACCCTGGTCCAGTGGCTGGCGGTGACCGCGGCCCAGGAGGGCACGCGCGTCCCGTTCGTGCTCCCCCTGCGTACCCTGGTCCGTACCGGCCCCCTGCCCGCCCCGGCCGCCTTCCTCGGCGCGGTCGGCTGTCCCCTGACGCCGCCGGACGGCTGGGCGGAACGCGTCCTGGCCGACGGCCGCGCGCTGGTCCTGGTCGACGGCCTGGACGAGATTCCGCAGGCCGACCGTCACGCCACCCGGGACTGGCTGAGCGGCCTTCTCCACGCCTACCCCGGCAACCACTGGCTGCTGACCAGCCGCCCTACCGCCGTGCGCGCCGACTGGCTCGCCCGGGAACGCTTCACGGAACTCTCCCTCGCGCCGATGGGCCGGGCGGAGGTCGCCACCTTCGTCCACCGCTGGCACGAGGCCGCTCGCTCCCCCGAGTACGAGCAGCGGCTGCTGGACTCCCTGCGCACCAAGCGCGATCTGGCCCGTCTCGTCACCAACCCGTTGATGTGCGGCCTGATCTGCGCTCTGCACCGCGAGCGCCGCGGCTACCTGCCCACCGGCCGCAAGGAGCTGTACGACGCGGCCCTCACCATGCTCCTCGCCCGCCGGGACCGGGAACGGGGCACGGTCGCCGTGGACGGCCCGGAGCTGGGCGAGGAAGCCCAGCTCGAACTGCTGCAGCGCCTCGCCTACGCCCTCGTCCTCAGCGGTCGGCAGGAAATGACGCTGGAGACGGCCGAGGGCATCGTGGACCGAGCCCTTCCCTCCCTCGGCCCGGCTTCCGGGCAGGGGGGCGCCCCCGAGGTGCTGCGGACCCTGCTGCTGCGCAGCGGTGTCCTGCGCCGCCCGGCCCAGGACGTCCTGGACTTCGTCCACCGCACCTTCCAGGACTACCTGGCAGCCCGGTACGCGGTCGAGGAGGGCCACCTCGGTGTCCTCGCCGGCCATGCCGAGGACACCGGGTGGGAGGACGTGATCCGCATGGCCGTGGCCCACGCCCGGCCACGCGAACGCGTCTCCCTGCTCAGGGAGCTGCTGGGCGGGAACGACCCACGACTCACCCTGCTGGCCCTGGCCGCCCTGGAGCACGTCGCCGCCCTGGATCCGGAGGTACGGGCGGAGGTGGAGCAGCGGGCCGCCGAGCTGATCCCCCCGCGTACGGCCGAGGCCGCGCGGGAGCTGGCGGGCGCGGGGCCGCTGGTCCTGGAACTGCTGCCGGGCCCGGAGGGCCTGTCGGCCGAGGAGGCGCAGGGCGTCACGGTCACCGCCTCGATCCTCGGCGGCGAGGAACCCGACGGCGCCCTCGCCGTCCTCCGCCGGTTCCGGGACCACCCCGACCTGGACGTCCGCCGCCAGCTCGCGGGCACCTGGCACCGCTTCGACGCGGAGGAGTACGCGAGGGAGGTACTGGACCACCTGGACCGGACGAACCTCTTCCTCGGCTGCGAGACACCCGAGCAGTTCGCGGCGCTCGCCGGAATGCGGCCGTGGCACAGGCTGACCGTCTCGGGGCGGTACTCCGCCGATTCGCTCGTCGCCCGGATCCCCGAGCCCTCGGCGGTCACCGCGCTGACCCTCACCGACAACCCGCTGCTCACCGACCTGTCCGCCCTGCGCCGCCTCACCTCGTTGAAGCGGCTGGCGTCCTACCGGTGCCCGAACGCGCACGGCCTGGACCGGCTGGCGGGGCTGGGCCTGACCGAACTCGCCCTCAGTTCCGGCACCGACCTGGCGGGGCTCCGGTCGCTCACGACACTGACCCTCCTCTCTCTGGTCCAGGAACTGCCGGGCACCGATCTCACCGAGGCGCTGCCCACCGACGCCCCACTGGCCTTCCTCTACCTGGGGGACGAGTGCACTGCCTCGACCGGGCTGCGGGGACTCGGTCAGTGGCGGACGTTGCGCACCCTCAGCCTCGGTGCGCTGACCACGGAGCTGACGGAGGAGGACTGGCGGCAGGTCGCCGCCCTGCCCGCCCTCACCCACCTGTACCTGAACGCGGCGATCCTCCGTGAGGTGCCGGCTTCCATCGGCCGGATGCCCGAACTACCGGGCGTGGAGGAGCTGGCGGTCGTCGGCCTGGAGGGCACCGAGCACCTGGCGGCGCTCGCGGCCCGGCTGCCGGAGGTGCACCGAGTGACCCTCCTCAACCGCGTCGGCCACTCCCTCGCTCTGGCCGACTTCCGTCCCCTCTTCCCGGGCGCCGAGGTGGTCCTGGAGGAACAGTGA
- a CDS encoding HAD family acid phosphatase codes for MTEQNGQTRQASTETGQARRTWQRAVGAAAVTAAALSVTVTPAVAAPSAPAEQPAVTTVAAAAADVDYDTWQRDCRAVMDQALPYLKERIADAAPGEKQAIVLDIDNTSLETDFGFSYPQPANRPVLEAAQYAQEHGVALFFVTARPGIIEAPTEWNLDHAGYESSGLYVRGFLDLFRDVAEYKTEQRAEIESKGYTIIANIGNSATDLSGGHAERTFKLPDYGGQLS; via the coding sequence ATGACCGAACAGAACGGACAGACCAGACAGGCCTCCACGGAGACCGGCCAGGCTCGGCGCACGTGGCAGCGCGCCGTCGGTGCCGCCGCCGTGACCGCGGCGGCCCTCTCGGTGACGGTCACGCCCGCCGTGGCCGCCCCCTCCGCTCCCGCCGAGCAGCCGGCCGTCACCACGGTCGCCGCTGCCGCGGCCGACGTCGACTACGACACCTGGCAGCGCGACTGCCGGGCGGTGATGGACCAGGCGCTGCCCTACCTCAAGGAGCGCATCGCCGACGCCGCGCCCGGCGAGAAGCAGGCGATCGTCCTCGACATCGACAACACCTCGCTGGAGACCGACTTCGGCTTCAGCTACCCGCAGCCCGCCAACCGGCCGGTCCTGGAGGCCGCCCAGTACGCCCAGGAGCACGGCGTCGCCCTGTTCTTCGTGACCGCCCGCCCCGGCATCATCGAGGCGCCCACCGAGTGGAACCTCGACCACGCCGGGTACGAGTCCTCCGGCCTGTACGTGCGAGGCTTCCTCGACCTGTTCCGGGACGTCGCCGAGTACAAGACGGAACAGCGCGCCGAGATCGAGTCCAAGGGCTACACGATCATCGCGAACATCGGCAACAGCGCCACCGACCTGTCGGGCGGCCACGCCGAGCGGACGTTCAAGCTCCCGGACTACGGCGGCCAGTTGTCCTGA